From a single Lolium rigidum isolate FL_2022 chromosome 7, APGP_CSIRO_Lrig_0.1, whole genome shotgun sequence genomic region:
- the LOC124671457 gene encoding SUMO-conjugating enzyme SCE1-like, translating to MASGGIARGRLAEERKSWRKNHPHGFVAKPETLPDGTVNLMVWKCVIPGKQGTDWEGGYFPLTLEFNDNYPSNPPTCKFPAGFFHVNVYNTGEVCLSILSETWKPSITVKQVLVGIQELLDDPNPSSAAQDASYRLYSKNMPEYKNRVRQQAKQYPSRV from the exons ATGGCGTCTGGAGGCATCGCCCGCGGCCGCCTCGCCGAGGAGCGCAAGTCGTGGCGCAAGAACCACCCCCAC GGGTTCGTGGCCAAGCCGGAGACCCTGCCGGATGGGACCGTCAACCTCATGGTCTGGAAGTGCGTCATCCCCGGCAAGCAAGGC ACTGACTGGGAGGGTGGGTATTTCCCCCTGACTCTGGAATTTAATGATAATTACCCAAGTAACCCTCCCACCTGCAAGTTTCCGGCAGGTTTCTTCCATGTCAATGTCTACAACACCGGGGAAGTGTGCCTATCAATCCTGAGTGAG ACCTGGAAACCTTCTATCACTGTAAAGCAGGTTCTTGTAGGCATACAGGAGTTGCTTGATGACCCAAATCCTAGCTCTGCTGCACAGGATGCTTCTTACAGACTTTATTCAAAG AATATGCCGGAGTACAAGAATCGTGTCCGGCAGCAGGCGAAGCAATATCCTTCACGGGTGTAG
- the LOC124678838 gene encoding SUMO-conjugating enzyme SCE1-like, whose amino-acid sequence MASGGIARGRLAEERKSWRKNHPHGFVAKPETLPDGSVNLMIWQCIIPGKKGTDWEGGYFPLTLSFDDNYPSTSPACKFPAGFFHINVYDSGLVCLSILGGGWKPSITVKQVLIGIQELLDDPNPNSAAQHRCYELYKKDMPEYKKRVRQQAKRYPSRL is encoded by the exons ATGGCGTCTGGAGGCATCGCCCGAGGCCGTCTCGCCGAGGAGCGCAAATCTTGGCGCAAGAACCACCCACAT GGCTTCGTGGCCAAGCCGGAGACCCTGCCGGATGGGTCCGTCAACCTCATGATCTGGCAGTGCATCATCCCCGGCAAGAAAGGC ACTGACTGGGAGGGTGGATATTtccccctaactttgagctttgaTGATAATTACCCAAGCACCTCTCCTGCATGCAAGTTTCCAGCAGGTTTCTTCCATATCAATGTCTATGATTCTGGGCTAGTATGCCTGTCAATCCTGGGTGGT GGATGGAAACCTTCAATTACAGTGAAGCAAGTTTTGATAGGCATCCAGGAGTTGCTTGATGACCCAAATCCTAATTCAGCGGCACAGCATCGATGCTACGAACTCTATAAGAAG GATATGCCGGAGTACAAGAAGCGTGTTCGTCAGCAGGCCAAGCGCTATCCTTCACGGCTGTAG
- the LOC124669175 gene encoding SUMO-conjugating enzyme SCE1-like has translation MASGGIARGRLAEERKSWRKNHPHGFVAKPETLPDGTVNLMVWKCVIPGKQGTDWEGGYFPLTLEFNDNYPSNPPTCKFPAGFFHVNVYNTGAVCLSILSSGWKPSITVKQVLVGIQELLDDPNPNSAAQGFCNELYKKNMPEYKNRVRQQAKQYPSRV, from the exons ATGGCGTCTGGAGGCATCGCCCGCGGCCGCCTCGCCGAGGAGCGCAAGTCGTGGCGCAAGAACCACCCCCAC GGATTCGTGGCCAAGCCGGAGACCCTGCCGGATGGGACCGTCAACCTCATGGTCTGGAAGTGCGTCATCCCCGGCAAGCAAGGC ACTGACTGGGAGGGTGGGTATTTTCCCCTGACTCTGGAATTTAACGACAATTACCCAAGTAATCCTCCCACCTGCAAGTTTCCGGCAGGTTTCTTCCACGTCAATGTCTACAACACCGGGGCAGTATGCCTATCAATCCTGAGTAGT GGTTGGAAACCATCAATTACCGTAAAGCAGGTTCTTGTAGGCATCCAGGAGTTGCTTGATGACCCAAATCCTAACTCTGCTGCACAGGGTTTTTGTAACGAACTCTATAAAAAG AACATGCCAGAGTACAAGAATCGTGTTCGGCAACAGGCGAAGCAATATCCTTCACGGGTGTAA